The following DNA comes from Amycolatopsis albispora.
TGTCCACATCGGACGCTTTGGTCCAGGTTTCCCAGTCGTACGGGCTGGTCCAGGTGCCGGAACTGGGCGCGCAGTCGGAGCCCGTCCGCACGTCCGTGCCGTCGCGCTTGAGCACCAGCTCACGGGTGTTGCAGTTGTTCTCGTGCGCCGACCAGTGCGGGTACTGCTCGCGGTCGTACCCGGCCATGCTGCCGCGCTCGGCGACCACCAGCTGGCCGAGCAGCTGCGCCGCGTCACCGGACGGCTGCGCCGGCTCGGTCCGCACCGGAGCGGCACACGCCGGAACGAAGAACACCAACACCAGCAACACCCACCGCGACCTCATCACGGCAGGAGTATGCGGCCGGACGCCCCGTCACGGCGGGATCGACGCGCCGGGCTCAGATCCGCGCGGCGAGCCGGGTGCCCTGCTCGATCGCCCGCTTGGCGTCCAGCTCGGCGGCCACGTCGGCCCCGCCGATCAGGTGCACCGGGAGGCCGTCGAGCTGCCCGGCCAGCTCCCGCACCGGTTCCTGGCCGGCGCAGATCACCACGGTGTCCACGTCGAGCGCCCGCGGCCGCTCGCGCTTGGGGCCGAAGGTGATGTGCAGCCCCTCGTCGTCGATCCGCTCGTAGTTGACCCCGGGCAGCTGCTCGACGCCCTTGGCCTTCAACGCCGCCCGGTGCACCCAGCCGCTGGTCTTGCCGAGCCCCTTGCCGATGCGTTCGGCCTTGCGCTGCAACAGGTACACCTTGCGCGGGGAGGGTTCCGGGCGTGCTTCGGCGAGGCCGCCGCCCTCGGCGACACCCCATTCCGCACGCCACTCGGCCAGGTCCAGCGCGGGTGAGGAGGCGTGCGTGAGGAACTCGCTCACGTCCACCCCGATGCCCCCGGCGCCGATCACGGCGACCTTGTCCCCCACCGGTTTCCCGTGCCGTACGACGTCCACATAGGACAGTACCTTCGGGTGGTCGATACCGGGAATGGCCGGCATGCGCGGGGTCACCCCGGTGGCCAGCACCACCTCGTCGAACCCGGTCAGCTCGGCGGCGGTGGCACGCGTGCCCAGGTGCAGCTTGACCCCGGCCAGTTCCAGCTGGCGGTGGTAGTACCGGATGGTCTCGGCGAACTCCTCCTTGCCGGGAATGCGCCGCGCGATGCCGAACTGCCCGCCGATCTCGTCGTCCGCCTCAAAAAGCTCCACGCGGTGCCCGCGCTGCCCCAGGTTGACCGCGGCCGACAGGCCGGCCGGACCGGCGCCGACCACCGCCACGTGCTTGCTCCGCCGCGCGGGCGACAGCACCAGCTCGGTCTCCCGCCCGGCCCGAGGATTGACCATGCACGAGACCTTCTTGTGCACGAACGCGTGGTCCAGGCAGGCCTGGTTGCAGGCGATGCAGGTGTTGATCTCGTCGCTCAGCCCGGCTTCGGCCTTGCGCACCCACTCCGGATCGGCGAGCAGCGGGCGCGCCATCGACACCAGGTCCGCGCCACCGCGCGCGAGCACCTCCTCGGCCACCTGCGGCATGTTGATCCGGTTCGAGGTGACCACCGGGATGTCCACGTGCGGCTTGAACTTCGCGGTGATCTCGGTGAACGCGGCGCGGGGCACGGAGGTGACGATGGTCGGCACGCGGGCCTCGTGCCAGCCGATGCCGGTGTTGATGATGGTCGCCCCGGCCGCCTCGACCTCCTTGCCCAGCGCGACGATCTCGTCCCAGGTCTGCCCGTCCTCGACGAATTCCGCCATGGACAGCCGGTAGACGATGATGAAGTCGGGCCCGACGGCGGCTCGCACGCGGCGCACGATCTCCACCGCGATCCGGCGCCGGTTCTCCGCGCTGCCGCCCCAGCGGTCGGTGCGCTTGTTCGTGCGCGGCGCGAGGAACTGGTTGATGAAGTAACCCTCGGAGCCCATGATCTCGACGCCGTCGTACCCGGCTTCGCGGGCCAGCGCGGCACAGCGGGCGAAGTCGTCGATCTGCCGCCGGATCCCGCGATCGGAGAGCGCACGCGGGCGGAACGGGTTGATCGGCGCCTTGATCGCCGACGCCGAAACGCTCAGCGGGTGGTAGGCGTAGCGGCCCGCGTGCAGGATCTGCAGCGCGATCTTGCCACCCGCCTCGTGCACGGCGCCGGTGATCCGGCGGTGCCGGCGTGCCTCGGCGTGAGTGGTCATCTTGGACGCGAACGGCAGCAGCCAGCCCTCGCGGTTCGGCGCGTAACCACCGGTGATCATCAGGCCGACGCCGCCGCGGGCGCGCTCGGCGAAGTACTCGGCGAGCTTGCCGGCGTCCCGCGCGCGGTCTTCGAGCCCGGTGTGCATCGAGCCCATCACCACGCGGTTGCGCAGGGTGGTGAACCCGAGGTCGAGCGGGGACAGCAGGTTCGGGTACTCGCTCATCGGTTCTCCCTGTCCAGCGCTTCGGCGACCTCGTCGCACCATTCGACGAACGACTGCTCGGCCCGCACGCCCCCGCGCAGCACCAGGTACTGGTGGAGGTCCTGCCCGGTGAGGCCGTCCGGGTTGGGGAAATCGCGTTTCTCGATCTCGCGGTAGACGTCGAGGCGCTCGGCGTGCCGGTCGCGGTGGCGGCGCACTTCGGCCAGCACGGCCGCGCTGTCGCCGAGGCTGGCGCCGCGGACCTTGACCGCCAGCTCGTCGCGCAGGATGGCGGGCTCACCCGGCTCGGCAAGCCATCGCCGCAGCTCGGCGCGGCCCTGCTCGCTGACGCGGTAGACCTTCTTGTCCGGCCTGCCGTCCTGCGGGACCAGCTCGTTCGACAGCCAGCCCGCCTCGGTCATGCGCTTGAGCACCCGGTAGATCTGCTGGTGGGTGGCGCCCCAGAAGAAGCCGATGGACCGGTCGAACCGGCGGGCCAGCTCGTACCCGGAGCCGTCCCGCTCGGTCAGCGAAACCAGGATCGCGTGCTCGAGCGCCATGGTTCCGGAGGCTAATATGCACCTAGGTGCAATGCAACTAGGTGCATAGTGAGGTGAGCAACTCGGCCACCGCCTCGACGGCCGGTGACGCCCACTGGTCACGGCGCCGCAGCAGCCACAGGTGGTAGCGCGCGATCGGTGGCGGCCGCAGTTCGACCAGGCGCCCGGCGTCGAGTTCCGGCGCGACGGTGACCGTGGGCAGCAGCGCGAGCCCGAGACCCGCCTCCACACAGCGCTTGACCACCTCGACGCCGCCGTAACGCGGCGGGGCGTCGGCGACCATCTCGGCGAGTTCGTCGTTGTAACCGCAGCCGCGTTCGAGCAGCAGCACGCCCGCTTCGGTCAGCTCGGCAGGCGTGATCGCCCGCGTGCGGGGCAACGGCGTGTCCGGCGGCGCGACCAGCGAAAGCCGTTGCCGCCCGAGATCCACACTGTCCACTGTGGAGTAGCGGATGACGGGTTCCATCGCGAGCGCGAGATCGGCCTGCCGCTCGCCGAGCGCCCGGACGGCCGTGCGGGTCGGCGCGGGCACGAGCGTCAGCCGGACCTCGGGCAGCCGGCGGGTGATCTCACGCAGCACGGGCGGCAGCCGGTAGGCGCAGACCGACTCGGGCGCGTACAACCGCACCGGACCGGCGGGCCGCTGTTCGGTGAGTTCGGCGAGCATGCGGTCTTCGAGGTCGAGCAGTTGCCGGGCGTGCTCGGCGAGCCTGCCGCCGGCGTGCGTCGGCGTGACCCCGGCGGCGTGCCGCTCGAGCAGCCGGGTGCCGGTCAGCCGCTCCAGCGCCTGGACGTGCGCGGTGACCGTGGACTGGGCGAAGGCCAGCTCACCGGCGGCGGTGGTGATGTTGCCGGTCCTGACCACCGCGAGAAAGCTGCGCAGGAGTCGGGTGTCCATCGAGATCTC
Coding sequences within:
- a CDS encoding HNH endonuclease family protein, whose amino-acid sequence is MRSRWVLLVLVFFVPACAAPVRTEPAQPSGDAAQLLGQLVVAERGSMAGYDREQYPHWSAHENNCNTRELVLKRDGTDVRTGSDCAPSSGTWTSPYDWETWTKASDVDIDHVVPLGHSWVSGARSWTKERREQFANDLERPQLITVTDNVNQQKSDKAPDEWKPPLVSYWCAYAGDWIEVKHHYGLTVTEREKTALSEMLNRC
- a CDS encoding NADPH-dependent 2,4-dienoyl-CoA reductase, producing MSEYPNLLSPLDLGFTTLRNRVVMGSMHTGLEDRARDAGKLAEYFAERARGGVGLMITGGYAPNREGWLLPFASKMTTHAEARRHRRITGAVHEAGGKIALQILHAGRYAYHPLSVSASAIKAPINPFRPRALSDRGIRRQIDDFARCAALAREAGYDGVEIMGSEGYFINQFLAPRTNKRTDRWGGSAENRRRIAVEIVRRVRAAVGPDFIIVYRLSMAEFVEDGQTWDEIVALGKEVEAAGATIINTGIGWHEARVPTIVTSVPRAAFTEITAKFKPHVDIPVVTSNRINMPQVAEEVLARGGADLVSMARPLLADPEWVRKAEAGLSDEINTCIACNQACLDHAFVHKKVSCMVNPRAGRETELVLSPARRSKHVAVVGAGPAGLSAAVNLGQRGHRVELFEADDEIGGQFGIARRIPGKEEFAETIRYYHRQLELAGVKLHLGTRATAAELTGFDEVVLATGVTPRMPAIPGIDHPKVLSYVDVVRHGKPVGDKVAVIGAGGIGVDVSEFLTHASSPALDLAEWRAEWGVAEGGGLAEARPEPSPRKVYLLQRKAERIGKGLGKTSGWVHRAALKAKGVEQLPGVNYERIDDEGLHITFGPKRERPRALDVDTVVICAGQEPVRELAGQLDGLPVHLIGGADVAAELDAKRAIEQGTRLAARI
- a CDS encoding PadR family transcriptional regulator, whose protein sequence is MALEHAILVSLTERDGSGYELARRFDRSIGFFWGATHQQIYRVLKRMTEAGWLSNELVPQDGRPDKKVYRVSEQGRAELRRWLAEPGEPAILRDELAVKVRGASLGDSAAVLAEVRRHRDRHAERLDVYREIEKRDFPNPDGLTGQDLHQYLVLRGGVRAEQSFVEWCDEVAEALDRENR
- a CDS encoding LysR family transcriptional regulator, with the protein product MDTRLLRSFLAVVRTGNITTAAGELAFAQSTVTAHVQALERLTGTRLLERHAAGVTPTHAGGRLAEHARQLLDLEDRMLAELTEQRPAGPVRLYAPESVCAYRLPPVLREITRRLPEVRLTLVPAPTRTAVRALGERQADLALAMEPVIRYSTVDSVDLGRQRLSLVAPPDTPLPRTRAITPAELTEAGVLLLERGCGYNDELAEMVADAPPRYGGVEVVKRCVEAGLGLALLPTVTVAPELDAGRLVELRPPPIARYHLWLLRRRDQWASPAVEAVAELLTSLCT